A part of Thermocrinis albus DSM 14484 genomic DNA contains:
- the gmd gene encoding GDP-mannose 4,6-dehydratase, translating into MFKKALITGIRGQDGAYLAKFLLEKGYEVWGADRRSGDSSNWRLKELGIEKEVKIIYMDLMELTNIMRVIEKIQPDEVYNLAAQSFVSASFEQPILTAEVNAIGVLRILEAIRSLKPDTKFYQASTSEMFGKAQEIPQNEKTPFYPRSPYGVAKLFGHWITVNYRESFGIFACSGILFNHESPLRGLEFVTRKITYTLARIKYGLADKLVLGNLDAKRDWGYAPEYVEGMWLMLQQENADDYVLATGEAHSVREFVEKAAEIAGFDIIWEGEGVNTKGKDRKTGKVIVEVSPEFYRPAEVDILIGNPEKAKKRLGWSPKTKFSDLVAIMMEADLRRVANEARR; encoded by the coding sequence ATGTTTAAAAAGGCATTAATAACAGGGATCAGAGGGCAGGACGGAGCTTACTTGGCAAAATTTTTACTTGAAAAGGGTTATGAGGTATGGGGAGCTGACAGAAGAAGCGGGGATTCGAGTAATTGGAGATTAAAAGAGTTAGGGATTGAAAAAGAGGTAAAGATTATTTACATGGATTTAATGGAATTAACCAACATAATGAGAGTAATAGAAAAGATTCAGCCAGATGAGGTTTACAATCTTGCTGCTCAAAGTTTTGTGAGTGCATCATTTGAACAGCCGATTTTAACAGCGGAAGTTAACGCTATAGGAGTTCTAAGAATCCTCGAAGCTATAAGGAGCTTAAAGCCTGATACAAAGTTCTATCAAGCCTCCACAAGTGAAATGTTTGGAAAAGCTCAGGAAATTCCTCAGAATGAAAAGACTCCTTTTTATCCCAGAAGCCCTTATGGAGTAGCCAAACTATTTGGACACTGGATAACTGTAAATTACAGAGAATCATTCGGAATATTTGCATGTTCAGGCATCTTATTTAATCACGAATCACCTTTAAGAGGACTTGAATTTGTAACAAGGAAAATTACTTATACTCTAGCAAGAATAAAGTATGGTTTGGCGGATAAACTTGTACTTGGAAATTTAGATGCTAAAAGAGATTGGGGATATGCACCAGAATATGTTGAAGGAATGTGGTTAATGCTCCAGCAGGAAAATGCGGATGACTATGTTCTTGCTACTGGAGAAGCTCATTCGGTAAGAGAGTTTGTGGAAAAAGCTGCGGAAATAGCAGGTTTTGATATAATATGGGAAGGGGAAGGAGTTAATACTAAAGGAAAAGACAGAAAAACAGGGAAAGTAATAGTAGAAGTTTCTCCAGAATTTTATAGACCTGCAGAAGTAGACATCCTTATAGGGAATCCAGAAAAAGCAAAGAAAAGATTAGGCTGGAGTCCGAAGACCAAATTCAGTGATTTAGTGGCAATTATGATGGAAGCAGATCTAAGAAGAGTAGCTAATGAAGCAAGGCGATGA
- a CDS encoding RluA family pseudouridine synthase, with product MCPERTEEILEFRVEEHQAGKRLDQFLAEAYPDFSRSYIKELVEGGYVLVDGQVVYKPSRKVKGGEVVVLCVPKVEPLSLPAEDIPLEILYEDDDLAVVVKPCGLVVHPSPGYTSGTLVNALLFRWRDLPTVGEWYRPGIVHRLDRNTMGVMVVAKRELAHRRLAEQFEKRKVLKVYRALVKGLVERDEGTLSMPLARDPRHRKRFTVSEKGRDAITHYKVLKRYRSLSVSLLEIRIYTGRTHQIRVHMAGIGHPVLGDRIYGYVPSSLPQEINEAMGECHMLVSYRLGFYHPVSGQWMEFSKEDIQPFSDVLSLIEKLEKERS from the coding sequence ATGTGTCCGGAAAGAACAGAGGAGATTCTTGAGTTTAGGGTAGAAGAGCACCAGGCAGGTAAGAGGTTAGACCAGTTTCTTGCGGAGGCTTATCCGGACTTTTCGCGCAGTTACATTAAAGAGTTGGTGGAGGGAGGATACGTGTTGGTGGATGGTCAGGTGGTTTACAAGCCTTCCAGAAAGGTAAAAGGGGGTGAGGTTGTTGTGCTGTGTGTACCTAAGGTGGAGCCTCTTTCGCTGCCTGCAGAGGACATACCTTTAGAGATCCTCTACGAGGATGACGATCTGGCGGTGGTAGTAAAACCCTGTGGTCTTGTGGTACATCCTTCACCTGGCTATACGTCGGGCACTTTGGTAAACGCTCTTCTCTTCCGTTGGAGGGATCTCCCCACAGTGGGCGAATGGTACAGGCCGGGCATAGTGCACCGTCTTGACAGGAACACTATGGGTGTTATGGTGGTGGCCAAAAGGGAGTTGGCGCACCGAAGGCTGGCAGAGCAGTTTGAGAAGAGAAAGGTTCTAAAAGTTTACAGGGCGTTGGTGAAGGGTCTGGTGGAGAGGGATGAGGGGACCCTAAGCATGCCTCTGGCGAGAGATCCCCGTCACAGAAAGCGTTTTACTGTATCGGAAAAGGGGAGAGATGCCATCACCCACTACAAGGTTCTTAAAAGGTACAGGAGCCTTTCTGTGAGTCTTTTGGAGATAAGAATTTACACAGGCAGAACTCACCAGATAAGGGTTCACATGGCCGGCATAGGGCATCCTGTACTAGGTGACAGGATCTACGGGTATGTGCCTTCCTCTTTACCTCAGGAAATAAACGAGGCTATGGGAGAGTGTCATATGCTGGTGAGCTACAGACTGGGTTTCTACCACCCTGTAAGTGGGCAGTGGATGGAGTTTTCTAAGGAGGACATTCAACCCTTCAGTGATGTGCTATCTCTCATAGAAAAGCTGGAGAAAGAGAGATCGTAG
- a CDS encoding MraY family glycosyltransferase produces the protein MIFLLIAFGVSFLLCWWMVRYWGVKDVTEGVQKFHSWDAVRTGGVALYGSMLAVGGAFWWVGKDFWGEFFKVLVVSLPVFLGGLAEDITKRVSPRVRLSLAFLSGFMGGLLLDAHLLRVDVPFVDPLLAKVTVFSLLFTSFALAGSSNAFNIIDGFNGLAGGVGIIVFLAYAYVSFLLNDWFLLYLSLAFASALLGFFLWNFPMGFVFLGDSGAYLSGFLAGLVGVLMVNRHSEVSAWFPLTLLFYPIWETLFSILRKKFLRGTSPFEPDPLHFHMMIHRRIVKMFLGEVVSERLKNSLTSPYLWFMQILCTVPAVLFWKSTPLLVLSCVLYATFYVWLYFRIVSFKTPSLLKGFLKLLK, from the coding sequence TTGATATTTCTCCTGATAGCCTTTGGGGTGTCTTTCTTGCTGTGTTGGTGGATGGTAAGATACTGGGGTGTGAAGGATGTCACAGAGGGGGTCCAGAAGTTTCATAGTTGGGATGCTGTTAGGACGGGAGGAGTTGCCCTCTACGGTTCCATGTTGGCGGTGGGTGGGGCTTTTTGGTGGGTGGGTAAGGATTTTTGGGGTGAGTTTTTTAAGGTGCTGGTGGTTTCCCTTCCTGTGTTTCTGGGTGGTCTTGCCGAAGACATAACCAAAAGGGTCTCTCCTAGGGTTAGGCTTTCGTTGGCTTTTCTTTCTGGGTTTATGGGGGGTCTCCTTTTGGATGCTCATCTGCTGCGGGTGGATGTTCCTTTTGTGGATCCTTTGCTGGCAAAGGTGACGGTTTTTTCCCTTCTTTTTACCTCCTTTGCTCTTGCGGGCAGTTCCAACGCCTTCAACATAATAGATGGGTTTAACGGTCTTGCGGGGGGTGTAGGAATAATAGTTTTCCTCGCTTATGCTTACGTTTCTTTCCTCCTCAATGACTGGTTTTTACTTTATCTTAGCCTCGCCTTTGCTTCGGCTCTTTTGGGTTTCTTTCTGTGGAACTTTCCTATGGGTTTTGTGTTTTTGGGAGATTCGGGGGCGTACCTGAGTGGGTTTTTGGCTGGGCTTGTGGGTGTTCTTATGGTAAACAGACACAGTGAGGTATCCGCTTGGTTTCCTCTCACTCTGCTGTTTTATCCCATATGGGAAACCCTTTTTTCTATTTTGAGGAAAAAGTTTTTGAGGGGAACCTCACCTTTTGAGCCTGATCCCCTTCACTTTCATATGATGATTCACAGAAGAATAGTGAAGATGTTTTTGGGGGAGGTGGTATCGGAGCGACTGAAAAACTCCCTTACATCACCTTACCTGTGGTTTATGCAGATCTTGTGTACTGTTCCGGCAGTTCTTTTCTGGAAAAGCACTCCATTACTGGTGCTGAGTTGTGTCTTGTATGCTACTTTCTATGTGTGGCTTTACTTTCGCATAGTGTCCTTCAAGACTCCCTCTCTTCTGAAAGGGTTCCTCAAGCTTTTAAAATAA
- a CDS encoding glutamine-synthetase adenylyltransferase has protein sequence MWNEKLERWWLQNYNQFFNPQRVKESLQELLQKHPHPQSLMDYLNERRFYLLGKLMDMSECVRKFLLNHPQEFEKTIPGLWYVFKDRETYRKELSGMVHDSMSDEEFSQRLAYYRHRELMRILSKEILGTAPLQDILSEYSQLPDAMLQLCYERALSQMTEKYGVPTEEGGKRATGVILALGKLGSYELNYYSDIDVMFLHSSDRGNAGKLSLQEFFSMVFQKVVSLMNSTTQEGKPYEVDLNLRPFGRSGPITMSVRSAELYYESYGRTWERFALLRARFCAGDEELWKIFDRDVRTPFVFGRTTDYRIIEEIRLIKSQLQAEASKRLIGKQNVKTGKGGIRELEFAVQSLILLLGGKNPFLRESNTFRAIWLLHEKGVFSTEEALQLERAYTFLRSLEHRIQLRNCSQTQSFGEGDLTFLAVSMGLRREQLEGLYRQYTNVVREVFEGLVPSEKVEELHPLSAVLLSGDLQELQHFLEGMGFRQTQRTGSVLMSYLHGKEGIRLSTQEKNRLLKVLPRYVECLSSSADPDESIINFDKLFTNPTGRKIILSDPREDIVPSLCRILSLSSYLSGILARNPDLLEDVLTLYQQYPSSHHIETELRKYKEILNLSYENLLRRFRTVWEVRIALVYLMKEKGYEDLLEFFESLSTLADVILGDLWEHLGLSGEKVLLLALGKYGSKELTVGSDLDLVFVAEHSQEEIVRKAQKVVKLLTLHTPEGYLYKVDFRLRPMGTKGDLVPPIAFYREYFERDARTWERIAWTRCRYITGDTDLKEQMEELLHRFLFEKPLGEREREEIKQMRFKLEASAKKGKGMWDIKLGPGGIMDGDFILQYYLLKEKKRESSMIRALKELSTRIPLLAQIYPHYLFLRKVETHLRLSRESATSVLQTQDIQKVAGSMNMSPQDLEEKITEATGRLREAFLEVFD, from the coding sequence ATGTGGAACGAGAAGCTGGAAAGGTGGTGGCTCCAGAACTATAACCAGTTTTTTAATCCCCAACGAGTGAAAGAAAGTCTTCAAGAACTTCTACAAAAACATCCCCACCCCCAGAGCCTCATGGACTACCTCAATGAGAGGCGTTTTTATCTTCTGGGTAAGCTGATGGACATGTCCGAGTGTGTTCGGAAGTTTCTTCTTAATCACCCTCAGGAGTTTGAAAAAACCATACCCGGGCTGTGGTACGTCTTTAAAGACAGGGAAACCTATAGGAAAGAACTTTCCGGGATGGTTCATGACAGCATGTCTGATGAAGAGTTTTCCCAAAGGCTGGCTTACTATCGCCACAGAGAGCTTATGAGGATTCTCTCCAAAGAGATACTGGGCACCGCACCCCTACAGGACATACTGAGCGAATATTCCCAGCTGCCGGACGCTATGTTACAGCTCTGTTACGAGAGGGCCTTAAGCCAGATGACGGAAAAGTACGGTGTTCCTACAGAAGAGGGAGGCAAGAGGGCCACCGGTGTTATCCTTGCCTTAGGAAAACTTGGCAGTTACGAACTTAACTACTACTCAGATATAGACGTGATGTTCCTTCACTCTTCCGACAGAGGAAATGCAGGAAAGCTCAGTCTTCAGGAGTTTTTCAGTATGGTGTTTCAGAAAGTGGTGTCTTTGATGAACAGTACCACTCAGGAGGGCAAGCCTTACGAGGTGGATCTAAACCTGAGACCCTTTGGGCGTTCTGGACCCATCACCATGTCGGTGAGGAGTGCGGAGCTTTATTACGAGTCCTACGGTAGAACGTGGGAGAGGTTCGCTCTGCTGAGGGCTCGTTTCTGTGCTGGCGACGAAGAGCTGTGGAAGATCTTTGACAGAGATGTGCGAACACCTTTTGTGTTTGGAAGAACTACCGACTACAGAATCATAGAGGAGATAAGACTTATAAAGAGTCAACTGCAGGCGGAAGCTTCCAAGAGACTGATAGGGAAGCAAAATGTAAAAACAGGCAAAGGAGGAATAAGGGAGTTGGAGTTTGCGGTTCAGTCCCTTATCCTCCTCTTGGGAGGCAAAAATCCCTTCTTGAGGGAGAGTAACACCTTTAGAGCTATATGGCTTCTCCACGAGAAGGGTGTTTTCTCTACCGAGGAGGCTCTCCAGTTGGAGAGGGCTTATACCTTCCTCAGAAGTCTGGAGCACAGAATACAGCTGAGAAACTGTTCCCAAACGCAGAGCTTTGGAGAAGGAGATCTCACCTTCTTGGCGGTAAGTATGGGCCTGAGACGGGAGCAACTGGAAGGGCTCTACCGTCAGTACACCAATGTGGTGAGAGAAGTTTTTGAAGGCCTTGTACCTTCAGAAAAAGTGGAAGAACTTCATCCCCTGTCGGCAGTTCTCCTGTCGGGAGACCTTCAGGAGCTGCAGCATTTTTTGGAAGGTATGGGATTCCGTCAAACACAGCGCACCGGCAGTGTCCTTATGTCTTACCTTCACGGTAAGGAAGGGATAAGACTCTCCACCCAAGAGAAGAACCGCCTGCTGAAGGTTCTTCCCAGATACGTGGAATGTCTGTCAAGTTCTGCAGATCCCGATGAGAGTATCATTAACTTTGACAAACTTTTTACGAACCCAACAGGAAGAAAAATCATCCTCTCCGATCCACGTGAGGACATAGTGCCCTCTCTCTGCAGGATCCTATCTCTCTCTTCCTATCTTTCTGGTATTCTGGCACGCAACCCTGACCTTCTGGAGGATGTCCTCACTCTATACCAACAGTATCCTTCTTCCCACCACATAGAGACGGAGCTAAGAAAGTACAAGGAGATTCTGAATCTCAGCTACGAAAACTTGCTGAGGCGTTTCCGCACTGTGTGGGAGGTGAGAATAGCCCTCGTTTATCTCATGAAAGAAAAAGGCTATGAGGATCTTTTGGAGTTCTTTGAGAGCCTCAGCACGCTGGCCGACGTTATCCTCGGGGACCTGTGGGAACATTTAGGACTCAGTGGTGAGAAGGTTTTACTGCTGGCACTGGGTAAGTACGGCAGCAAAGAACTCACCGTAGGTTCTGATCTTGATCTGGTCTTTGTTGCGGAACACTCTCAGGAGGAGATAGTGAGAAAAGCACAGAAGGTGGTGAAGCTCCTCACCCTTCACACTCCGGAAGGATACCTCTACAAGGTGGATTTTCGCCTGAGACCCATGGGCACCAAAGGTGATCTTGTCCCTCCTATCGCTTTTTACAGAGAGTACTTTGAGAGAGATGCACGCACGTGGGAGAGGATAGCCTGGACCCGCTGTAGGTACATAACGGGAGACACAGACCTTAAGGAGCAGATGGAAGAGCTCCTCCATAGGTTCCTCTTTGAAAAACCTCTGGGAGAAAGGGAGAGGGAAGAGATAAAGCAGATGCGCTTTAAACTGGAAGCTTCCGCTAAGAAGGGTAAAGGCATGTGGGACATAAAGCTGGGTCCGGGTGGGATAATGGACGGTGACTTTATCCTGCAGTACTACCTTCTGAAGGAGAAAAAGAGGGAAAGCTCTATGATAAGAGCTCTTAAAGAGCTGTCAACTCGCATCCCCCTTTTGGCACAGATATATCCCCACTACCTCTTCCTGAGAAAGGTGGAGACTCACCTAAGACTCTCCAGGGAAAGCGCCACGTCGGTTCTTCAGACGCAGGACATACAGAAGGTGGCCGGGTCCATGAACATGTCGCCTCAGGATCTGGAAGAAAAAATAACAGAAGCCACAGGAAGGCTGAGGGAAGCCTTCCTGGAAGTTTTTGACTGA
- a CDS encoding glycosyltransferase family 4 protein: MILYIDGLFYKGSGIGRYYESLTKEFAKRGIRIYTCVPQRLKDAFEKDFQTVATNIEPIFVDYEKFSIKGFFNQSKILKALEKKVDLFFYPHINLPLYIPSNTITTILDLIPFTQFWDRSALKKEIFRVYIKRALKYSKGIITISNHVKFELQNFFKSHQNKIKVIYAFIDDKFYQKSKIQKPIVEGDYILFVGNRKKHKNLTNLILAFNNIKHMINSKLVIAGSKDRSSEDEVDKLIKTLNLKEFIVEILSPSDDELINLYQHAKLFVFPSFFEGFGLPPLEATALNCPVITSNIPVLREILTDEIACFNPYDPKDISDKIYKAMTDNEFRLKLLNTAKRRLQLFQKEKIIEEFIEYFHNILRGKI; the protein is encoded by the coding sequence ATGATCCTCTATATTGACGGGCTATTCTACAAAGGTTCTGGGATAGGTAGGTATTACGAATCTCTTACAAAAGAGTTTGCAAAAAGGGGAATAAGGATTTATACATGCGTACCACAAAGATTAAAAGATGCATTTGAAAAAGACTTTCAAACTGTAGCCACCAATATAGAACCTATTTTTGTAGATTATGAAAAATTTTCTATAAAAGGATTTTTTAACCAATCAAAAATACTAAAAGCGTTAGAGAAAAAAGTAGATTTATTCTTTTACCCTCATATAAATCTACCTTTATACATACCATCAAACACAATTACAACTATTCTTGATTTGATACCTTTTACGCAGTTTTGGGATAGAAGTGCTCTTAAAAAAGAAATATTTAGAGTCTATATAAAAAGAGCTCTAAAGTACTCAAAAGGGATTATTACCATATCAAATCATGTTAAATTTGAACTTCAGAACTTTTTCAAATCTCATCAAAACAAAATTAAAGTAATTTACGCATTTATAGATGATAAATTTTATCAAAAAAGCAAAATACAAAAACCTATTGTAGAAGGTGATTATATACTGTTTGTAGGGAATCGCAAAAAACACAAAAACTTAACAAATCTTATTTTAGCTTTTAATAACATAAAACATATGATAAACTCAAAGCTTGTTATAGCAGGCTCCAAAGACAGATCTTCAGAAGATGAGGTTGATAAACTCATAAAGACACTTAACCTAAAAGAGTTTATAGTAGAAATTTTATCACCTTCTGATGACGAGCTCATAAACCTTTATCAGCATGCAAAGCTTTTTGTGTTCCCTTCTTTCTTTGAAGGGTTTGGATTACCCCCATTAGAAGCAACTGCTTTGAACTGTCCTGTAATAACTTCAAATATTCCTGTGTTAAGAGAAATTTTAACAGATGAAATAGCATGTTTTAATCCGTATGACCCTAAAGACATATCAGATAAAATATATAAAGCCATGACAGATAATGAGTTTAGACTAAAACTCCTTAATACTGCGAAAAGAAGGCTCCAGCTTTTTCAAAAAGAGAAAATAATTGAAGAATTTATAGAATATTTTCATAACATATTAAGAGGCAAAATATGA
- a CDS encoding glycosyltransferase: protein MKVLHLGKLCPPKEGGIEIFSYDLLEYLNKKGIRADLLCFGDETAKKEYRSFEYFESKMNIKLNSAPLSLDFIKTFKQIEKNYDITHVHSPNPLAEILSLFASKKVIIHWHSDIVRQKISYMFYKPIQQLVLKKAERIICTSPQYLESSNQIKGFKEKAVVIPLGLNPDRLKSDKEDKKWLEIRDKLKNKKVVLSVGRLVYYKGFEYLIESAKYLNDNTIVLIVGAGPLYEDLINLIKKLALEEKVYLIGKVENIQTFIKKCDVFCLPSVERSEAFGLVLVEALFYGKPLVTTEVYGSGMSYVNKNNITGLVVPPKNPKALADAINKILMDKDLYQKFSKNALERFKEFEISSVGDKILALYEEVLIWS, encoded by the coding sequence ATGAAAGTGCTACACCTTGGCAAACTATGTCCTCCAAAAGAGGGAGGAATAGAGATTTTTTCTTATGACTTACTAGAATATCTAAACAAAAAAGGAATAAGAGCAGATTTATTATGTTTTGGTGATGAAACTGCTAAAAAGGAATATAGATCTTTTGAATATTTTGAATCAAAGATGAATATAAAGCTAAACTCTGCTCCTTTATCTTTGGATTTTATTAAAACTTTCAAGCAAATAGAAAAGAATTATGATATCACTCATGTACATAGTCCAAATCCTTTAGCTGAAATCCTTAGTTTATTCGCATCAAAAAAGGTTATAATTCACTGGCACTCTGATATAGTAAGGCAGAAAATATCGTATATGTTCTATAAACCTATTCAACAACTAGTACTAAAAAAAGCGGAAAGAATAATATGTACATCACCTCAATATCTCGAATCTTCAAATCAGATAAAAGGCTTTAAAGAAAAGGCAGTTGTTATACCATTGGGATTAAACCCCGATAGATTAAAATCAGACAAAGAAGATAAAAAATGGCTTGAAATAAGAGACAAACTAAAAAATAAAAAGGTAGTTTTATCAGTAGGAAGGCTCGTGTACTATAAAGGCTTTGAATATTTAATAGAATCTGCTAAATATTTGAATGATAATACCATTGTATTGATAGTTGGAGCAGGTCCTCTCTATGAAGATCTTATAAATCTTATAAAGAAGCTTGCTTTAGAAGAGAAAGTGTACCTCATAGGTAAAGTAGAAAACATACAAACATTTATCAAAAAGTGTGATGTATTCTGTCTTCCTTCTGTTGAACGTTCTGAAGCTTTTGGACTTGTATTGGTTGAAGCTCTTTTTTATGGAAAGCCTCTTGTAACCACAGAGGTATACGGTTCTGGTATGAGTTATGTAAATAAAAATAACATCACAGGGCTTGTTGTTCCTCCAAAAAATCCTAAGGCCTTAGCAGATGCTATAAATAAAATTTTAATGGACAAAGATTTATATCAAAAATTTTCAAAAAATGCTCTTGAAAGATTCAAAGAATTTGAAATAAGTTCAGTGGGTGATAAAATTTTAGCTTTATATGAGGAGGTGTTGATATGGTCATAG
- the lpxB gene encoding lipid-A-disaccharide synthase — MKVLISLADRSAALYIRHIIKGLEGIEFYGVTDSSLEELGVKRLASVDDLSVVGFWEALPRIPKAIGLLRKIEEMAEKMDVLVLCDAPAFHLPLLKRVRKKAKKIIYFIPPQAWAWKEERARVVTQYADEIVVILPFEVDFYRKWGKEVHYVGHPLVDLAKPTLTQQQVVEKVGTEKYVAVLPGSRWSEIKRHAPYLRPVLDMLYKETGLYLVVPTFEAFLPYLQKEWKDLPVKFFTPSSLPEPSRNIMSYAKAGIIASGTADLEASLLSCPHVTFYRTHLITYLIGKRLARVSYIALTNLVAGRQVVPELVQKSPSELYNTFRQLINSPELLSQQKEYFGEMRNILGPEGVLDRLRSLFLQLFYER, encoded by the coding sequence ATGAAAGTTCTCATCTCTCTCGCTGACAGATCGGCAGCCCTGTACATCAGACACATCATAAAAGGACTGGAAGGTATAGAGTTTTACGGTGTGACGGACAGTTCCTTAGAGGAGCTGGGTGTTAAGAGACTGGCCTCTGTGGACGATCTGTCGGTGGTGGGTTTCTGGGAGGCTCTGCCCCGTATTCCCAAAGCTATAGGACTCCTCCGTAAGATAGAGGAGATGGCGGAGAAGATGGATGTTCTGGTGTTGTGCGATGCTCCCGCTTTTCATCTTCCCCTCCTCAAGAGGGTGAGAAAAAAGGCCAAAAAGATCATCTACTTTATACCCCCTCAAGCATGGGCATGGAAGGAAGAGAGAGCTCGCGTGGTAACTCAGTACGCCGATGAGATAGTGGTGATTCTTCCCTTTGAGGTGGACTTTTACAGAAAATGGGGAAAAGAGGTCCATTACGTAGGTCACCCTCTTGTGGACTTAGCAAAACCTACCCTCACCCAGCAGCAGGTGGTGGAGAAAGTAGGTACAGAAAAGTACGTAGCTGTTCTTCCGGGAAGTAGGTGGAGTGAGATAAAAAGACACGCTCCCTATCTGCGTCCGGTTCTGGATATGCTTTATAAGGAGACAGGCCTTTACTTGGTGGTGCCCACCTTTGAAGCTTTTCTCCCATATCTTCAAAAGGAGTGGAAGGATCTTCCCGTCAAGTTCTTTACCCCATCTTCACTACCGGAACCCTCTCGCAACATCATGAGCTACGCAAAGGCAGGCATCATAGCTAGTGGAACCGCCGACCTGGAGGCCTCTTTACTCTCTTGCCCCCACGTTACCTTTTACCGTACCCATCTTATCACCTACCTTATAGGTAAAAGGCTGGCCCGAGTCTCTTACATCGCTCTTACCAACTTGGTGGCCGGCAGGCAGGTAGTTCCTGAGCTGGTGCAAAAAAGCCCCTCTGAGTTATACAACACCTTCAGACAGCTGATAAACTCACCTGAACTTCTCTCCCAACAGAAGGAGTATTTTGGAGAGATGAGAAATATACTGGGTCCTGAAGGTGTGTTGGACCGCCTACGATCTCTCTTTCTCCAGCTTTTCTATGAGAGATAG
- a CDS encoding Wzz/FepE/Etk N-terminal domain-containing protein, with protein sequence MPEERPQEEIDLWELFSVLWHWRKVLLAFVVIGTLLAGGVAYLIPNTYQSEARILPLGGEGSKLLTYTLTKSATGFSGMASLGNLALQNARSEILGALSGQSLYLDIVEKYHLTQRISAKTPQEAAEKLRKMVSFQDDPKTGVIVIRVKGRTPQEAKELGEYVLKTLKENLRNSFVNSLQNQINELDKIMASTKDTYVLNKLENMKLNLLEELLEAQIDPDWKFKVVDPPSTPVEPSSPKRLLILGVGFIGSLFLGVFVVLLMEYVKSRRGASP encoded by the coding sequence ATGCCTGAAGAAAGGCCTCAAGAAGAGATAGATTTGTGGGAGCTTTTTTCTGTACTGTGGCACTGGAGGAAGGTTCTCTTAGCTTTTGTGGTGATAGGGACTCTGTTGGCGGGAGGCGTAGCCTATCTTATACCCAACACCTACCAATCGGAGGCCAGAATTCTGCCTTTGGGAGGGGAAGGTTCCAAGCTTCTGACCTACACCCTTACCAAAAGCGCTACCGGTTTTTCTGGTATGGCCAGCTTGGGTAATCTTGCTTTGCAAAATGCAAGATCCGAAATACTGGGTGCTCTCTCTGGTCAAAGTCTTTACTTGGACATAGTGGAAAAGTACCACCTCACCCAAAGGATCTCTGCTAAGACTCCCCAAGAGGCTGCGGAAAAGCTCAGGAAGATGGTAAGCTTTCAGGACGATCCTAAAACCGGTGTTATCGTAATAAGGGTTAAAGGTAGAACACCGCAGGAAGCTAAAGAGTTGGGAGAGTACGTTCTGAAGACTCTAAAGGAGAATCTGAGGAACAGTTTTGTAAACAGTTTACAGAACCAGATAAACGAATTGGACAAAATTATGGCCAGTACAAAGGACACCTACGTGCTTAACAAGTTAGAGAACATGAAGTTAAACCTTTTGGAGGAGCTTTTGGAGGCACAGATAGATCCTGACTGGAAGTTTAAGGTGGTAGATCCACCTTCTACTCCCGTTGAACCATCTTCTCCTAAGCGGTTACTGATACTGGGTGTGGGTTTTATAGGATCACTGTTTTTGGGGGTCTTTGTGGTGCTTCTGATGGAGTATGTAAAGTCTAGGAGGGGGGCTTCTCCTTGA